The region AGCTACCTAGGTCGTTGGAAGGTCGCGTCACAGTAGGACAGGAACGGTTCGCGATCGCGACAAGCAATTAACTTGACTAGTTACATTTCAAGTACCTAACTGATGTCGAGGTCATCGCCACAGAATCTCACTACGCCAAAGCATACATGGCCTGCGCGAGCTCCTCCGGGCTTCTCTTCCTCAAGAAATCCTCCCAACTCTCAGCCTTGATCTCGCGGTACTTGTCATTGTCGGTCTCGGGGCCGACCAATGTCTGCCCGTTGAGCCAGTAGTACTGGTAGAACCTGTCGCTCAGTCAACAAGAGTTTCCCCCTTGAAACAAAGTAAACACTCACATTTTCATGTAGGTAAAGAAATCAGCCGGGTTCTCCGCCCTGGTCTTGTGCATCAAaaccttgagctcctccagcgAGCCCTGCCTCTCCAGCGCAGGCTTGAACCCGTACACCTTCTCAAACAGCTCAACGATCTTGTTAAGCGTCTTGCGATCACCGAGGACTGTCCTCTGTGTCAGCAACCATCTCCAGCCCATTCACATCGATCTCAGCCAAACTCACATCTCTTCacccccaccgcctcccGATCCGCCACCACAGCAGCCGTAAACTCAGCAGCATTCTCATAACTCGTcccctcccacacctccgtcccttccccccaaaaCCTGATACTTTTTGTTTCCGGGTGCCAAATCCCATAAAACTGGCTCAAGATGGCGTCCATAAACCCCCCGATAAGCACGTGCACCCCTTTGACTCTGCCCCCCCCGGCAGCCTTCTCGTCCAGGTACGCCTTGATCTTGATCATCGGGTCCTTGGGAAACAACTCCCCcagcttgagcttggtgtAATCCAACGACCAATCACTCGCCACATAGCGGGTGACAGTACCAGACTCCTCACAGGCGTCGATGAGGGTTTTTTGCCCTTCATCATGAGGTTATCGTCACCCAAGTAGGCGCAGATGACGACATCGCAGCCTGTGACGAAGCCTTTGAGAGCTGCGGTGTCAAACGCCTCGCCTTGGAAGAGCTGGACGCGagcggaggtggtgagggaggaggggagcttGGAGGGGTTGCGGCCATAACCGCGAACtcgggtggaggggttggcaAGAAGCTTGGAGGCGATGAGGCGGCCGAATTTGCCGGTTATGCCTGCTACTCCTACTGTTAAAGGGGAAGACattttggtgttttgatgGGGAAGTGATGATGCAGGATGaggtgatgggatgggatgggaggaagagtTACCCAGAACGGGACGAAAGAGGAATCATCTGTTAATATATAGCTTAAATTCTACATGACTTCGGTACCCAAATACTCTCAGTTGTTCCTGTCATTGTCTGTGAGTTTTGACGGTCGATTTCTAAGCTCTGTGGGATAACCTAAGCGTCGGTGTCCGATGTTTACCGATGATTGCAAATGGGTCCACAAGGGGCTCTCAGGGGTAGGGTTGGGTGACAAAGCCATGTAAGTGACCTCCATCACCATTGATATATATTCAAGAAGTGCGCATTGCATTTGAGTGAAAGCATCCCATTCAGCTCATGCAATTCCTACTCCAGACCGTCAACATGCCTCCtcgcatcctcctcatcaccggcgCAACGGGCCAACAAGGCTCCGCCGTCATCgacgccctcctctcccatcccCTATCCTCCTCAGCCCCCTTCACCGTCCTAGCAGTAACCCGgaacccttcctccccctctgccctccgcctccaagcCAAatctccctccaccatcaagcTCGTCCAAGCCAACCTCGATgaccccaccaccctcttcgcctctgccaaagcctcctccccaacagGCACCATCTGGGGCGTCTTCTCCGCCCAGCCCTTCCCCCTCCGAAGACGAAGTCACTCAAGGAAAATCGCTCATCGACCACGCCCTCAAAAACAACGTCCGCCACTTTGTTTACAGCAGCGTCGACAGGGGCAGAGACGAACATTCTTGGAATAACCCAACGGAGGTCCCTCATTTCAAAAGCAAATGGGAGGTTGAGCAGCACTTGCGGAAGAACGCGACCAGAACCATGGGCTGGACAATTCTGGGACCGGTGATATTTATGGataaccctcctccccggtTAGCGGGCAAGGTGTTTATGACTTTGCTGAGGGATACCCTCGGGCGAGATAAGCCGCTGCAGTGGATTGCCACAAGAGACATCGGCTTCTTTGCTGCGGAGGCGTTCCATAATCCGGAGGAGTGGAATAAAAAGGCGACGGGGCTGGCGGGGGGATGAATTGACTTTTGAGGAGATGAACAGGGTCTTTGAGAGGGTGACTGGTAAGCCGGTGCCGATCACATGGGGATTGTTGGGAACAGGATTGAAGACGGTGAGTGAAGGAATTGGGCTCGATGGTAGAGTGGTTCGCCCTGGAGGGGTACAAAGCTGATCTGCGAAAGGCCAGGGAGGTGAATCCAGGGATGGTGGGCTTGGAGGAGTGGCTGAGAAAGGGTCCCTTTGTCAAAGGGAAGTACGTAGCGGAGGGTGGTTATAGACATCGTGTCCTTTGGGTCAACATGTTGGGGACTTGCAATATAATCTGAAAAGCACGTTAGAAATCGATGCTGAATACTTCATAATCCTTGCAAAATGAACATACCAGACTCGAACGACCACTCGATGTAGGCCCGACCCTCCAGCGACTCGCCGCTTTTGATGAACCATCTTTCTTTCTGGCTTAAGAAACGTCTTCTCCATGATGCTTAAGCGTCCTATTCCATAGCCGTATCCACAACCTCCAATCTCTCCAGCTCGTGACCGAGCTGACCGGCCAGCATTCTTGCCACCGGGTGTGTCTGACTGAACCTTTGCAACATGTCAAAGAGAAAAACAACATTGGCCCTGCTGCCCTCAAAGCGGGTGAGCGCAAAGTCTTCAAGAAACACCAGCGATGC is a window of Podospora pseudopauciseta strain CBS 411.78 chromosome 1, whole genome shotgun sequence DNA encoding:
- a CDS encoding hypothetical protein (EggNog:ENOG503NXRK; COG:G; COG:M) codes for the protein MPPRILLITGATGQQGSAVIDALLSHPLSSSAPFTVLAVEQHLRKNATRTMGWTILGPVIFMDNPPPRLAGKVFMTLLRDTLGRDKPLQWIATRDIGFFAAEAFHNPEEWNKKATGLAGG
- a CDS encoding hypothetical protein (EggNog:ENOG503P0FN; COG:S) — protein: MVPVGEEALAEAKRVVGSSRLAWTSLMVEGDLAWRRRAEGEEGFRVTARTVKGAEEDRGWERRASMTAEPCWPVAPVMRRMRGGMLTVWSITGKFGRLIASKLLANPSTRVRGYGRNPSKLPSSLTTSARVQLFQGEAFDTAALKGFVTGCDVVICAYLGDDNLMMKGKKPSSTPESGTVTRYVASDWSLDYTKLKLGELFPKDPMIKIKAYLDEKAAGGGRVKGVHVLIGGFMDAILSQFYGIWHPETKSIRFWGEGTEVWEGTSYENAAEFTAAVVADREAVGVKRFLGDRKTLNKIVELFEKVYGFKPALERQGSLEELKVLMHKTRAENPADFFTYMKMFYQYYWLNGQTLVGPETDNDKYREIKAESWEDFLRKRSPEELAQAMYALA